In the Bombus pyrosoma isolate SC7728 linkage group LG15, ASM1482585v1, whole genome shotgun sequence genome, one interval contains:
- the LOC122575370 gene encoding protein bride of sevenless isoform X1 yields the protein MTSPSLVFLRRKMLSNVLIIFLSIAQTILGMEDQNICPKNRSLFEIPGDAVLSVFLNINHGPYCNATSSTGLQEVFTASYVVHLLNKYESIPGLSLGLKIFDTCNDETTVYKQALQTTVDTECTNHYEMGILLPSEYATTLEPLRNYSVLPISTYNEQNLTRPLINLMVHYLSTRFETIDALLANHDFALNLFLDTTKEAGICVESYGDTLELEESEREVVIAVIGQRNDIRQWIERGEKMQGSRKTWIALPLDGSNVDDLIPSGSYVLRTSPFNLDLLQEISSSDLFVEAASNPVIHSPHLLGIGKAIAELAQLLQDLQKRNCPRGIESCAMPRFNPNSKQEMRNVDVYNALRIVPKSHSIKYIVAMKSQQEMVDMAAYRIEPANLKFRIAPESRVPKMPKLCLKKYAKNCASCANFKMKFGPRGVTKDTLDRGLLKTGNWIPIFLTVVVCGTFACGVIAVFIIYRFIVEDVLDGNPALTIVLILANVFTLQTVLLFCINDDYLGAEHLNSRKILVTSLAFGLDFSVMLTRAFFLLFSKGGVFTAHINGYLQGLMVFFMFCVQLAISIMFFAFSTDDPAVVMRSLFFVALLGYDIFLLIILFMVCFFIFQLPRNYREGKCFFGTSIGLLIVWAIWLTCFILVEPECRDTVVSFGIISTAYLIIIGILIPRTYYMVTHLARGKKFGQRLGSTDLVPDPRINTIVKQSRPFYDYVHSGGGSMTNLQVTSAYPNYYGSSSPNQKYLGQSRSPDIQRIPGYNNYGYHSEMREVNNSYTVPQVCIEDADSRMSPVDRSNANTTYARPKCQRKPKPKDDKDCIETNVYVEGNVSTSRKSHDEIYPARPSSPRLTQTEATICEENELDEITRITRF from the exons ATGACTTCACCTagtttggtatttttaagaagaaagatgTTGTCCAACGTTCTGATAATTTTTTTGAGTATTGCGCAGACGATTTTAGGGATGGAGGATCAAAATATATGTCCGAAGAATAGAAGTTTGTTCGAGATTCCTGGCGATGCCGTATTGTCTG TGTTCTTGAATATTAATCACGGACCATACTGTAACGCTACGAGCAGCACCGGTCTTCAGGAAGTCTTCACCGCTTCGTATGTAGTGCATCTTTTGAATAAATACGAATCTATTCCTGGACTTTCCTTAG GTCTAAAAATCTTCGACACCTGCAACGACGAAACGACAGTGTATAAACAAGCGTTGCAAACAACCGTGGATACAGAGTGCACGAACCATTACGAAATGGGAATACTATTACCATCGGAATACGCGACGACGTTAGAGCCACTTCGTAATTACAGCGTGTTGCCTATCAGCACGTACAACGAGCAGAATTTGACAAGGCCTTTGATCAATCTAATGGTCCATTACCTTAGCACTagattcgaaacgatcgacgcGCTTCTCGCTAATCACGATTTcgcgttaaatttatttctcgataCAACGAAGGAGGCTGGAATTTGCGTGGAAAGTTATGGAGACACTTTGGAATTGGAGGAAAGTGAAAGAGAAGTTGTGATCGCTGTGATCGGGCAGAGAAACGATATTCGACAATGGAtcgaaagaggagaaaagatGCAAGGATCCAGAAAAACGTGGATCGCGTTGCCGCTTGATGGATCGAACGTCGACG ACCTAATCCCTTCAGGTTCGTACGTCTTACGAACTTCGCCCTTTAACCTGGACTTGCTGCAGGAAATCTCCTCGTCGGATTTATTTGTCGAAGCAGCGAGCAATCCTGTAATTCATTCGCCACATTTGCTTGGTATCGGCAAAGCTATTGCCGAGCTGGCTCAATTACTGCAAGATCTTCAGAAACGAAATTGTCCTCGAGGGATAGAGTCGTGCGCGATGCCACGTTTCAATCCGAATTCGAAACAGGAAATGCGAAACGTGGATGTGTACAACGCACTCCGCATAGTACCGAAATCGCACTCAATCAAGTATATCGTGGCAATGAAGAGCCAGCAAGAGATGGTCGATATGGCTGCTTATAGGATAGAGCCAGCGAATTTGAAATTCAGAATCGCACCAGAGTCGAGGGTGCCGAAGATGCCGAAGCTTTGTTTGAAGAAGTACGCGAAGAATTGCGCGAGTTGCGCCAATTTCAAGATGAAATTTGGCCCCCGTGGTGTGACCAAAG ATACACTCGACAGGGGTTTATTAAAGACAGGCAACTGGATACCAATTTTCCTGACGGTGGTTGTGTGTGGTACGTTCGCCTGCGGCGTGATTGCCGTCTTCATTATCTACCGCTTCATCGTCGAGGACGTTCTCGATGGCAATCCAGCATTAACGATCGTTCTAATACTGGCTAACGTGTTCACGCTGCAAACGGTGCTTCTGTTCTGCATCAACGACGATTATTTAGGCGCTGAGCACCTTAACTCTAGGAAAATCCTCGTAACCAGCCTCGCATTCGGATTGGATTTCTCCGTTATGCTTACCAGAgcatttttcttacttttttccAAGGGTGGCGTATTTACCGCTCATATTAATGGATATCTTCAAGGACTGATGGTGTTCTTTATGTTCTGCGTGCAACTCGCGATATCCATTATGTTCTTCGCTTTTAGCACCGATGATCCGGCCGTCGTTATGAGAAGCTTGTTCTTCGTCGCTCTTTTAG gctacgatatatttttgctGATCATCCTGTTCATGGTGTGCTTCTTCATCTTCCAACTGCCACGCAATTATCGCGAAGGAAAGTGTTTCTTCGGCACTTCTATCGGGCTTTTAATCGTCTGGGCCATCTGGCTCACCTGTTTCATCCTCGTCGAACCAGAATGTCGTGACACTGTCGTGTCATTTGGAATTATTTCGACGGCGTACCTGATCATTATCGGTATTCTGATACCGAGGACCTATTACATGGTCACGCATTTGGCCAGAGGGAAGAAATTCGGACAGAGACTTGGATCGACCGATCTAGTACCCGATCCCAGGATCAATACGATCGTCAAGCAG AGTCGACCATTTTACGATTACGTGCACTCTGGCGGAGGAAGTATGACGAATTTACAGGTGACATCCGCGTATCCAAACTATTATGGAAGTTCAAGTCCAAATCAGAAGTATCTAGGCCAGAGTAGAAGTCCCGATATTCAAAGAATTCCTGGATACAACAATTATGGCTACCATTCGGAGATGCGAGAAGTGAATAATTCTTACACAGTACCCCAAGTCTGCATCGAGGATGCGGAC TCAAGGATGAGCCCCGTGGATCGAAGCAACGCGAATACGACATACGCGCGGCCAAAATGTCAGCGGAAGCCGAAGCCCAAGGACGACAAAGATTGCATCGAGACCAACGTGTACGTCGAGGGTAACGTTTCCACCAGCCGTAAATCCCACGATGAGATCTATCCTGCGCGACCCAGCAGCCCTAGGTTAACTCAAACCGAAGCAACCATTTGTGAAGAAAACGAACTCGACGAAATAACCAGAATCAcacgattttaa
- the LOC122575370 gene encoding protein bride of sevenless isoform X2 has translation MTSPSLVFLRRKMLSNVLIIFLSIAQTILGMEDQNICPKNRSLFEIPGDAVLSVFLNINHGPYCNATSSTGLQEVFTASYVVHLLNKYESIPGLSLGLKIFDTCNDETTVYKQALQTTVDTECTNHYEMGILLPSEYATTLEPLRNYSVLPISTYNEQNLTRPLINLMVHYLSTRFETIDALLANHDFALNLFLDTTKEAGICVESYGDTLELEESEREVVIAVIGQRNDIRQWIERGEKMQGSRKTWIALPLDGSNVDDLIPSGSYVLRTSPFNLDLLQEISSSDLFVEAASNPVIHSPHLLGIGKAIAELAQLLQDLQKRNCPRGIESCAMPRFNPNSKQEMRNVDVYNALRIVPKSHSIKYIVAMKSQQEMVDMAAYRIEPANLKFRIAPESRVPKMPKLCLKKYAKNCASCANFKMKFGPRGVTKDTLDRGLLKTGNWIPIFLTVVVCGTFACGVIAVFIIYRFIVEDVLDGNPALTIVLILANVFTLQTVLLFCINDDYLGAEHLNSRKILVTSLAFGLDFSVMLTRAFFLLFSKGGVFTAHINGYLQGLMVFFMFCVQLAISIMFFAFSTDDPAVVMRSLFFVALLGYDIFLLIILFMVCFFIFQLPRNYREGKCFFGTSIGLLIVWAIWLTCFILVEPECRDTVVSFGIISTAYLIIIGILIPRTYYMVTHLARGKKFGQRLGSTDLVPDPRINTIVKQSRPFYDYVHSGGGSMTNLQVTSAYPNYYGSSSPNQKYLGQSRSPDIQRIPGYNNYGYHSEMRESRMSPVDRSNANTTYARPKCQRKPKPKDDKDCIETNVYVEGNVSTSRKSHDEIYPARPSSPRLTQTEATICEENELDEITRITRF, from the exons ATGACTTCACCTagtttggtatttttaagaagaaagatgTTGTCCAACGTTCTGATAATTTTTTTGAGTATTGCGCAGACGATTTTAGGGATGGAGGATCAAAATATATGTCCGAAGAATAGAAGTTTGTTCGAGATTCCTGGCGATGCCGTATTGTCTG TGTTCTTGAATATTAATCACGGACCATACTGTAACGCTACGAGCAGCACCGGTCTTCAGGAAGTCTTCACCGCTTCGTATGTAGTGCATCTTTTGAATAAATACGAATCTATTCCTGGACTTTCCTTAG GTCTAAAAATCTTCGACACCTGCAACGACGAAACGACAGTGTATAAACAAGCGTTGCAAACAACCGTGGATACAGAGTGCACGAACCATTACGAAATGGGAATACTATTACCATCGGAATACGCGACGACGTTAGAGCCACTTCGTAATTACAGCGTGTTGCCTATCAGCACGTACAACGAGCAGAATTTGACAAGGCCTTTGATCAATCTAATGGTCCATTACCTTAGCACTagattcgaaacgatcgacgcGCTTCTCGCTAATCACGATTTcgcgttaaatttatttctcgataCAACGAAGGAGGCTGGAATTTGCGTGGAAAGTTATGGAGACACTTTGGAATTGGAGGAAAGTGAAAGAGAAGTTGTGATCGCTGTGATCGGGCAGAGAAACGATATTCGACAATGGAtcgaaagaggagaaaagatGCAAGGATCCAGAAAAACGTGGATCGCGTTGCCGCTTGATGGATCGAACGTCGACG ACCTAATCCCTTCAGGTTCGTACGTCTTACGAACTTCGCCCTTTAACCTGGACTTGCTGCAGGAAATCTCCTCGTCGGATTTATTTGTCGAAGCAGCGAGCAATCCTGTAATTCATTCGCCACATTTGCTTGGTATCGGCAAAGCTATTGCCGAGCTGGCTCAATTACTGCAAGATCTTCAGAAACGAAATTGTCCTCGAGGGATAGAGTCGTGCGCGATGCCACGTTTCAATCCGAATTCGAAACAGGAAATGCGAAACGTGGATGTGTACAACGCACTCCGCATAGTACCGAAATCGCACTCAATCAAGTATATCGTGGCAATGAAGAGCCAGCAAGAGATGGTCGATATGGCTGCTTATAGGATAGAGCCAGCGAATTTGAAATTCAGAATCGCACCAGAGTCGAGGGTGCCGAAGATGCCGAAGCTTTGTTTGAAGAAGTACGCGAAGAATTGCGCGAGTTGCGCCAATTTCAAGATGAAATTTGGCCCCCGTGGTGTGACCAAAG ATACACTCGACAGGGGTTTATTAAAGACAGGCAACTGGATACCAATTTTCCTGACGGTGGTTGTGTGTGGTACGTTCGCCTGCGGCGTGATTGCCGTCTTCATTATCTACCGCTTCATCGTCGAGGACGTTCTCGATGGCAATCCAGCATTAACGATCGTTCTAATACTGGCTAACGTGTTCACGCTGCAAACGGTGCTTCTGTTCTGCATCAACGACGATTATTTAGGCGCTGAGCACCTTAACTCTAGGAAAATCCTCGTAACCAGCCTCGCATTCGGATTGGATTTCTCCGTTATGCTTACCAGAgcatttttcttacttttttccAAGGGTGGCGTATTTACCGCTCATATTAATGGATATCTTCAAGGACTGATGGTGTTCTTTATGTTCTGCGTGCAACTCGCGATATCCATTATGTTCTTCGCTTTTAGCACCGATGATCCGGCCGTCGTTATGAGAAGCTTGTTCTTCGTCGCTCTTTTAG gctacgatatatttttgctGATCATCCTGTTCATGGTGTGCTTCTTCATCTTCCAACTGCCACGCAATTATCGCGAAGGAAAGTGTTTCTTCGGCACTTCTATCGGGCTTTTAATCGTCTGGGCCATCTGGCTCACCTGTTTCATCCTCGTCGAACCAGAATGTCGTGACACTGTCGTGTCATTTGGAATTATTTCGACGGCGTACCTGATCATTATCGGTATTCTGATACCGAGGACCTATTACATGGTCACGCATTTGGCCAGAGGGAAGAAATTCGGACAGAGACTTGGATCGACCGATCTAGTACCCGATCCCAGGATCAATACGATCGTCAAGCAG AGTCGACCATTTTACGATTACGTGCACTCTGGCGGAGGAAGTATGACGAATTTACAGGTGACATCCGCGTATCCAAACTATTATGGAAGTTCAAGTCCAAATCAGAAGTATCTAGGCCAGAGTAGAAGTCCCGATATTCAAAGAATTCCTGGATACAACAATTATGGCTACCATTCGGAGATGCGAGAA TCAAGGATGAGCCCCGTGGATCGAAGCAACGCGAATACGACATACGCGCGGCCAAAATGTCAGCGGAAGCCGAAGCCCAAGGACGACAAAGATTGCATCGAGACCAACGTGTACGTCGAGGGTAACGTTTCCACCAGCCGTAAATCCCACGATGAGATCTATCCTGCGCGACCCAGCAGCCCTAGGTTAACTCAAACCGAAGCAACCATTTGTGAAGAAAACGAACTCGACGAAATAACCAGAATCAcacgattttaa
- the LOC122575370 gene encoding protein bride of sevenless isoform X3 — translation MTSPSLVFLRRKMLSNVLIIFLSIAQTILGMEDQNICPKNRSLFEIPGDAVLSVFLNINHGPYCNATSSTGLQEVFTASYVVHLLNKYESIPGLSLGLKIFDTCNDETTVYKQALQTTVDTECTNHYEMGILLPSEYATTLEPLRNYSVLPISTYNEQNLTRPLINLMVHYLSTRFETIDALLANHDFALNLFLDTTKEAGICVESYGDTLELEESEREVVIAVIGQRNDIRQWIERGEKMQGSRKTWIALPLDGSNVDDLIPSGSYVLRTSPFNLDLLQEISSSDLFVEAASNPVIHSPHLLGIGKAIAELAQLLQDLQKRNCPRGIESCAMPRFNPNSKQEMRNVDVYNALRIVPKSHSIKYIVAMKSQQEMVDMAAYRIEPANLKFRIAPESRVPKMPKLCLKKYAKNCASCANFKMKFGPRGVTKDTLDRGLLKTGNWIPIFLTVVVCGTFACGVIAVFIIYRFIVEDVLDGNPALTIVLILANVFTLQTVLLFCINDDYLGAEHLNSRKILVTSLAFGLDFSVMLTRAFFLLFSKGGVFTAHINGYLQGLMVFFMFCVQLAISIMFFAFSTDDPAVVMRSLFFVALLGYDIFLLIILFMVCFFIFQLPRNYREGKCFFGTSIGLLIVWAIWLTCFILVEPECRDTVVSFGIISTAYLIIIGILIPRTYYMVTHLARGKKFGQRLGSTDLVPDPRINTIVKQSRPFYDYVHSGGGSMTNLQVTSAYPNYYGSSSPNQKYLGQSRSPDIQRIPGYNNYGYHSEMREDEPRGSKQREYDIRAAKMSAEAEAQGRQRLHRDQRVRRG, via the exons ATGACTTCACCTagtttggtatttttaagaagaaagatgTTGTCCAACGTTCTGATAATTTTTTTGAGTATTGCGCAGACGATTTTAGGGATGGAGGATCAAAATATATGTCCGAAGAATAGAAGTTTGTTCGAGATTCCTGGCGATGCCGTATTGTCTG TGTTCTTGAATATTAATCACGGACCATACTGTAACGCTACGAGCAGCACCGGTCTTCAGGAAGTCTTCACCGCTTCGTATGTAGTGCATCTTTTGAATAAATACGAATCTATTCCTGGACTTTCCTTAG GTCTAAAAATCTTCGACACCTGCAACGACGAAACGACAGTGTATAAACAAGCGTTGCAAACAACCGTGGATACAGAGTGCACGAACCATTACGAAATGGGAATACTATTACCATCGGAATACGCGACGACGTTAGAGCCACTTCGTAATTACAGCGTGTTGCCTATCAGCACGTACAACGAGCAGAATTTGACAAGGCCTTTGATCAATCTAATGGTCCATTACCTTAGCACTagattcgaaacgatcgacgcGCTTCTCGCTAATCACGATTTcgcgttaaatttatttctcgataCAACGAAGGAGGCTGGAATTTGCGTGGAAAGTTATGGAGACACTTTGGAATTGGAGGAAAGTGAAAGAGAAGTTGTGATCGCTGTGATCGGGCAGAGAAACGATATTCGACAATGGAtcgaaagaggagaaaagatGCAAGGATCCAGAAAAACGTGGATCGCGTTGCCGCTTGATGGATCGAACGTCGACG ACCTAATCCCTTCAGGTTCGTACGTCTTACGAACTTCGCCCTTTAACCTGGACTTGCTGCAGGAAATCTCCTCGTCGGATTTATTTGTCGAAGCAGCGAGCAATCCTGTAATTCATTCGCCACATTTGCTTGGTATCGGCAAAGCTATTGCCGAGCTGGCTCAATTACTGCAAGATCTTCAGAAACGAAATTGTCCTCGAGGGATAGAGTCGTGCGCGATGCCACGTTTCAATCCGAATTCGAAACAGGAAATGCGAAACGTGGATGTGTACAACGCACTCCGCATAGTACCGAAATCGCACTCAATCAAGTATATCGTGGCAATGAAGAGCCAGCAAGAGATGGTCGATATGGCTGCTTATAGGATAGAGCCAGCGAATTTGAAATTCAGAATCGCACCAGAGTCGAGGGTGCCGAAGATGCCGAAGCTTTGTTTGAAGAAGTACGCGAAGAATTGCGCGAGTTGCGCCAATTTCAAGATGAAATTTGGCCCCCGTGGTGTGACCAAAG ATACACTCGACAGGGGTTTATTAAAGACAGGCAACTGGATACCAATTTTCCTGACGGTGGTTGTGTGTGGTACGTTCGCCTGCGGCGTGATTGCCGTCTTCATTATCTACCGCTTCATCGTCGAGGACGTTCTCGATGGCAATCCAGCATTAACGATCGTTCTAATACTGGCTAACGTGTTCACGCTGCAAACGGTGCTTCTGTTCTGCATCAACGACGATTATTTAGGCGCTGAGCACCTTAACTCTAGGAAAATCCTCGTAACCAGCCTCGCATTCGGATTGGATTTCTCCGTTATGCTTACCAGAgcatttttcttacttttttccAAGGGTGGCGTATTTACCGCTCATATTAATGGATATCTTCAAGGACTGATGGTGTTCTTTATGTTCTGCGTGCAACTCGCGATATCCATTATGTTCTTCGCTTTTAGCACCGATGATCCGGCCGTCGTTATGAGAAGCTTGTTCTTCGTCGCTCTTTTAG gctacgatatatttttgctGATCATCCTGTTCATGGTGTGCTTCTTCATCTTCCAACTGCCACGCAATTATCGCGAAGGAAAGTGTTTCTTCGGCACTTCTATCGGGCTTTTAATCGTCTGGGCCATCTGGCTCACCTGTTTCATCCTCGTCGAACCAGAATGTCGTGACACTGTCGTGTCATTTGGAATTATTTCGACGGCGTACCTGATCATTATCGGTATTCTGATACCGAGGACCTATTACATGGTCACGCATTTGGCCAGAGGGAAGAAATTCGGACAGAGACTTGGATCGACCGATCTAGTACCCGATCCCAGGATCAATACGATCGTCAAGCAG AGTCGACCATTTTACGATTACGTGCACTCTGGCGGAGGAAGTATGACGAATTTACAGGTGACATCCGCGTATCCAAACTATTATGGAAGTTCAAGTCCAAATCAGAAGTATCTAGGCCAGAGTAGAAGTCCCGATATTCAAAGAATTCCTGGATACAACAATTATGGCTACCATTCGGAGATGCGAGAA GATGAGCCCCGTGGATCGAAGCAACGCGAATACGACATACGCGCGGCCAAAATGTCAGCGGAAGCCGAAGCCCAAGGACGACAAAGATTGCATCGAGACCAACGTGTACGTCGAGGGTAA